A genomic region of Raphanus sativus cultivar WK10039 chromosome 6, ASM80110v3, whole genome shotgun sequence contains the following coding sequences:
- the LOC108807248 gene encoding RNA-binding protein CP29B, chloroplastic translates to MAASASSLALSTFNPNSFPFSVSKPSSSLLPPSLSFKLNSLSSSSSAKCNSPASRFLRNVAVTEDFSVEEEDGGFVDDVAPPPQEQSFSADLKLFVGNLPFDVDSAQLAQLFESAGNVEMVEVIYDKVTGRSRGFGFVTMSSVSEAEAAAQQFNGYELDGRQLRVNAGPPPPKREDSFSRGPRSSFGGGGGSGNRVYVGNLSWGVDDMALESLFGEQGKVVEARVIYDRDSGRSKGFGFVTYNSAQEVQNAIQTLNGADLDGRQIRVSEAEARPPRRQF, encoded by the exons ATGGCAGCTTCAGCTTCGTCTCTCGCTCTCTCCACCTTCAACCCTAACTCCTTTCCTTTCTCCGTCTCCAAACCCTCCTCCTCCCTCTTACCTCCTTCCCTCTCTTTCAAACTCAACTccctctcctcttcctcctccgccAAATGCAACTCTCCCGCCTCTCGCTTCCTCCGTAACGTCGCCGTCACGGAAGACTTCTCTGTCGAAGAAGAAGACGGCGGTTTCGTCGATGACGTGGCGCCGCCGCCACAGGAGCAGTCCTTCTCTGCTGACCTCAAACTCTTCGTCGGTAACCTTCCGTTCGACGTTGACAGTGCTCAGCTCGCTCAGCTCTTCGAGAGCGCAGGGAACGTTGAGATGGTTGAG gtGATCTATGACAAGGTGACAGGACGAAGCAGAGGATTCGGGTTCGTGACAATGTCTTCTGTCTCTGAAGCAGAGGCTGCTGCTCAGCAGTTTAATGGCTAT GAGTTGGATGGTAGACAGTTGAGAGTAAACGCAGGTCCTCCTCCACCAAAGAGGGAAGACTCCTTCTCCAGAGGACCCAGAAGCAGCtttggaggtggtggtggttcaGGAAACCGTGTTTACGTCGGGAATCTCTCGTGGGGAGTCGATGACATGGCTCTCGAGAGTTTGTTTGGGGAGCAAGGAAAGGTTGTTGAGGCTAGAGTTATCTACGACAGGGACAGTGGTCGGTCCAAGGGTTTTGGGTTTGTGACGTATAACTCTGCTCAAGAGGTCCAAAATGCTATCCAAACCTTGAATGGTGCT GATTTGGACGGGAGACAAATTAGAGTCTCGGAAGCTGAAGCTAGGCCTCCTAGGCGCCAGTTTTGA
- the LOC108806342 gene encoding WRKY transcription factor 44 → MEVNESERKVIAKPVASRPSCSSVRTFTELIPDSVTLFPQSNCHDASIRPDPLRFKQPAAASVPSPKVEEGNGNGKSCDDSESRSYVVYKPKAQLVSQATISLLANMFKGNCQQDWRQSQAVEYGKSVSQGTHREGPNLIPRVPSFTESKTSTGDGSSEDGYKWKKYGQKQVKGSGSPRSYYRCTHPKCPVKKRVERSMGGQVSEIVYQGEHNHFKPSCPPLPPRASSSSPLGFQKPPNGLVSEGSLGKNPSNFSCQPLWSTQEKMNEGCVLITPFEFAVPRSVSSTGGTSDSGCRSSQCDEGELDDPSRSKKSKKNDKQSSEAGVSQSSGESDSLEDGFKWRKYGQKAVGGNAYPRSYYRCTSVNCGARKRVERASDDPRAFITTYEGRHNHHHLQLSPPSSSTLPTTF, encoded by the exons ATGGAGGTGAACGAGAGTGAAAGAAAGGTAATAGCCAAACCAGTGGCTTCAAGGCCTTCATGCTCTAGCGTCAGGACATTCACTGAGCTTATCCCTGATTCAGTTACACTATTTCCCCAATCGAATTGTCACGACGCCTCCATAAGACCTGATCCTCTTAGGTTTAAACAGCCAGCTGCAGCTTCTGTCCCATCACCAAAG GTGGAGGAAGGAAATGGCAATGGAAAGTCTTGTGATGATTCAGAGAGCAGAAGCTACGTCGTTTATAAACCTAAAGCACAGCTTGTTTCCCAAGCAACCATCTCTCTATTGGCTAATATG TTTAAGGGAAATTGTCAACAGGATTGGAGACAAAGCCAAGCAGTAGAGTATGGGAAGAGTGTGAGCCAAGGCACGCATCGAGAGGGTCCTAACCTAATCCCGAGAGTTCCATCCTTTACGGAATCAAAGACATCGACAGGGGACGGATCTTCCGAGGACGGATACAAATGGAAGAAATACGGACAGAAACAAGTCAAAGGAAGTGGCTCTCCAAGGAGTTACTACAGATGCACACACCCTAAATGTCCAGTCAAGAAGAGAGTAGAGAGATCAATGGGAGGTCAAGTTTCAGAGATTGTGTATCAAGGTGAGCATAATCACTTTAAACCCTCTTGTCCTCCTCTTCCACCGCGggcttcttcttcatccccTTTAGGGTTTCAGAAGCCACCAAATGGGTTGGTTTCTGAAGGATCATTGGGCAAAAACCCTAGTAACTTTTCTTGTCAACCTCTTTGGAGCACTCAAGAGAAGATGAATGAAGGGTGTGTCCTAATAACACCATTCGAGTTCGCTGTTCCAAGATCGGTGAGTTCAACTGGTGGAACTTCGGATTCCGGTTGCAGAAGTAGCCAGTGTGATGAAGGAGAGCTTGATGATCCAAGCAGAAGCAAGAAAag CAAGAAGAACGATAAGCAATCAAGTGAAGCTGGAGTATCGCAAAGCTCAGGGGAATCAGACAGTCTCGAAGATGGATTCAAGTGGAGAAAGTACGGACAGAAAGCGGTTGGAGGCAACGCGTATCCGAGAAGTTATTACAGGTGCACGAGTGTGAATTGTGGAGCAAGGAAACGCGTGGAGCGAGCGAGTGACGATCCGAGAGCTTTCATTACAACATACGAAGGTAGACACAATCATCACCATTTGCAACTGAGTCCTCCAAGTTCGTCTACTCTTCCCACAACATTCTAA
- the LOC130495866 gene encoding protein ALP1-like, with translation MNKSLFMRIVDRLSNEVQYFRQTQDVTGRSGLSTLQKCTAAIRVLAYGSAFDAVDEYIRLAASTARLCVENFVEAIIDLYGDQYLRRPTQDDLQRLLHLGEIRGFPGMIGSIDCMHWEWKNCPTTWKGQFSRGSGKPTIVLEAVADYDLWIWHAFFGLPGTLNDINILDRSPVFDDIIHGQAPQVNFSVNGNPYSMAYYLTDGIYPKWATFIQSIPLPQGRKAVLFAKTQEAVRKDVERAFGVLQARFAIVKNPARCWDILKIGKIMRACIILHNMIVENERVDGTQFDTSGFQPGEDGESSSADDTFFIDTPPSISDQDSVIISMRDKPMHQRLKRDLVEHIWRKFGRDQRNN, from the coding sequence ATGAACAAGTCATTGTTCATGCGTATTGTTGACCGCCTCTCCAATGAAGTTCAATACTTTCGTCAAACACAAGACGTTACCGGAAGAAGTGGTCTCTCTACACTTCAGAAGTGTACAGCCGCAATTCGTGTCTTGGCATATGGTTCTGCCTTTGATGCGGTCGACGAATACATCCGGCTTGCTGCAAGCACGGCTCGGTTATGTGTGGAAAATTTTGTGGAAGCAATAATAGATTTGTACGGCGATCAGTACCTAAGGAGACCAACGCAAGATGATCTTCAGCGTCTACTTCATCTCGGAGAGATTCGTGGATTTCCCGGTATGATAGGAAGCATCgattgtatgcattgggagtggaagaatTGTCCCACCACTTGGAAAGGACAATTTTCTCGTGGTTCGGGAAAACCCACAATCGTTTTAGAGGCGGTTGCTGATTATGATCTCTGGATATGGCATGCGTTCTTTGGACTTCCAGGTactttaaatgatattaatattcTTGATCGCTCACCTGTTTTCGATGACATCATACATGGCCAAGCTCCACAAGTGAATTTCTCGGTGAACGGAAATCCTTATTCAATGGCTTACTATCTCACCGATGGTATTTATCCTAAATGGGCAACTTTTATCCAATCTATACCACTTCCACAAGGGCGGAAAGCAGTTTTATTTGCTAAAACTCAAGAAGCTGTCCGAAAAGATGTCGAGCGTGCTTTCGGAGTCTTGCAAGCACGATTTGCCATTGTCAAAAATCCAGCACGTTGTTGGGACATACTCAAGATTGGGAAGATTATGAGAGCATGTATCATACTCCATAATATGATAGTGGAAAACGAACGAGTTGATGGCACTCAATTCGACACTTCGGGTTTCCAACCGGGAGAAGACGGCGAAAGTTCAAGTGCCGATGACACCTTTTTCATAGATACCCCTCCAAGTATCTCCGATCAAGATAGTGTTATAATAAGTATGCGTGATAAACCAATGCATCAACGACTAAAACGTGATTTGGTTGAACATATATGGCGTAAATTTGGACGTGATCAACGCAACAACTAA
- the LOC108807096 gene encoding thioredoxin-like protein AAED1, chloroplastic, whose product MAVSLSSSSSSTITSITLQPKPKTIYGLGTVNFGGYSVNSHGVSLRRSAVVVSAITGASGTETADLLETVKVSDLRGNEIPISDLWKDRKAVVAFARHFGCVLCRKRAAYLAEKKDVMDASGVTLVLIGPGSIDQAKTFVEQTKFEGEVYADPNHASYEALKFASGVSVTFTPKAAMKIIESYMEGYRQDWKLSFMKDTVERGGWQQGGILVAGPGKNNISYIRKDKEAGDDPPVEEILKACCA is encoded by the exons ATGGCTGTTTCGCtctcgtcgtcgtcgtcgtcgacgATCACTTCCATTACGCTGCAGCCGAAACCGAAAACGATTTACGGCTTAGGGACAGTAAACTTCGGTGGTTATTCGGTGAATTCTCACGGCGTCTCTCTCCGGCGAAGCGCCGTGGTCGTGTCGGCCATCACCGGCGCTTCAG GAACTGAAACTGCAGATTTGCTAGAGACAGTGAAAGTCTCGGACTTGAGAGGAAACGAGATTCCCATCTCTGATTTGTGGAAGGATAGGAAAGCTGTTGTTGCATTCGCTCGTCATTTCGg ATGCGTGCTGTGTCGGAAACGAGCAGCTTATCTTGCGGAAAAGAAG gATGTGATGGATGCGTCTGGTGTTACTCTTGTTCTCATTGGACCTGGAAGTATCGATCAG GCCAAAACTTTTGTGGAACAGACAAAATTTGAAGGAG aGGTGTATGCGGATCCAAACCACGCATCATACGAGGCGCTTAAGTTTGCTTCAGGGGTTTCTGTGACATTTACTCCCAAA gCTGCTATGAAGATAATAGAGTCTTACATGGAAGGATACCGCCAAGACTGGAAACTCTCGTTTATGAAAGATACTGTTGAAAGAGGCGGCTG GCAACAAGGTGGAATCCTAGTTGCTGGGCCTGGGAAAAACAACATCTCTTACATCCGCAAG GACAAAGAAGCTGGAGATGATCCGCCTGTTGAAGAGATCCTAAAAGCGTGTTGCGCTTAA
- the LOC130495865 gene encoding glutathione S-transferase T3-like produces MAYFPGSGTGSLVDLLSSQTQTVSFSNFPSVASLGTEASNLHGVTSAAPKERRKWTQEDDIVLISAWLNTSKDPVVANEQRAGTFWERVTAYYAATPHAAGCLVRKTGDCKQRWHKINDFVSKFCGSYAAATREKSSGQNEVDVLKQAHHLFFIHHKKKFTLEHAWRELRFDQKWRDITNNDDKKKKKRKNEEGEEGEDSVPSEASGSKRPPGVKAAKAAKAAKAAKDAKDAKASGKKPVVHEILDVDKYESMWTIKQQDLAAKERLSKTHMLENLLARQDALADYEEVLKKKLISDLFSS; encoded by the coding sequence ATGGCTTACTTTCCTGGTTCTGGAACCGGTTCGTTAGTGGACTTACTTAGTTCACAAACCCAAACAGTTTCCTTCAGTAACTTTCCATCTGTAGCTAGTCTAGGAACCGAAGCTTCAAACCTTCATGGAGTCACTTCTGCTGCGCCAAAAGAACGAAGGAAATGGACACAAGAGGATGACATTGTTCTCATCAGCGCGTGGTTGAACACGAGCAAAGATCCTGTGGTGGCCAACGAGCAAAGAGCAGGAACCTTTTGGGAGCGAGTTACTGCATACTATGCTGCAACTCCTCACGCTGCTGGCTGCTTGGTGAGAAAGACGGGTGACTGCAAGCAGCGTTGGCACAAGATCAATGATTTCGTGTCCAAGTTCTGTGGATCATACGCAGCAGCAACTAGAGAGAAAAGCTCCGGCCAGAATGAAGTTGATGTTCTCAAACAAGcacatcatcttttttttatcCATCACAAGAAGAAGTTTACTCTAGAACACGCATGGAGGGAGCTGCGCTTTGACCAGAAGTGGCGCGACATTACTAATAACGatgataagaagaagaagaagaggaagaatgaGGAAGGTGAGGAAGGTGAGGATTCAGTTCCCTCTGAAGCAAGTGGAAGCAAGCGTCCACCGGGTGTGAAGGCTGCAAAGGCTGCAAAGGCTGCAAAGGCTGCAAAGGATGCAAAGGATGCAAAGGCAAGTGGAAAGAAGCCTGTGGTGCATGAGATCCTGGATGTTGACAAGTATGAGAGTATGTGGACAATCAAACAGCAGGATTTGGCCGCCAAAGAACGGTTGTCTAAGACTCATATGCTTGAGAATCTCCTTGCAAGACAAGATGCCTTAGCTGATTACGAAGAAGTCCTCAAGAAGAAGCTTATCAGTGATTTGTTCTCTAGTTAA